Proteins encoded in a region of the Isosphaeraceae bacterium EP7 genome:
- a CDS encoding class II fumarate hydratase, translated as MTRTELDSMGSMEVPAEAYYGAQTRRAELNFQISSLRIPRAMIRALGLIKGAAAQVNMDLGLLAAEIGEVVAQASQGVAEGRYDSQFVVDVFQTGSGTSSNMNTNEVIAGVANEILGAGRGGKSPVHPNDSVNMGQSSNDVFPTAIHVAALEGISKHLIPSLELLREGLDAKARSFDPIVKIGRTHLQDAVPIRLGQEFSGYAAQVAQGIRRLQAAGLALAELPIGGTAVGTGINTHADFPKRMAARLTQQTGLTFRPADNPFEAMAGRDAALEASAALRSVAISLSNVANNLRWLASGPRCGIGEIVLPELQPGSSIMPGKVNPVIPEAVMMVAAQVVGNDATIAWANGVGSNFELNVMMPVIAYNLLQSIALLTTAAQHLQDKCVAGLIADEARCAESIERSLAMCTALAPIVGYDRAAAIAKLAYKTGRTVREVALSVAGKTGDEVADLYGPLADSFKGSVSPLPAAEQIMAALDPMGQTIRGTGVGGSGGG; from the coding sequence ATGACGCGAACTGAACTCGACTCGATGGGGAGCATGGAGGTCCCGGCCGAGGCGTATTATGGCGCCCAGACCAGGCGGGCCGAGCTCAATTTCCAGATCAGCAGCCTGCGCATCCCGCGAGCCATGATCCGGGCCCTGGGATTGATCAAAGGGGCCGCGGCGCAGGTGAACATGGATTTGGGGCTGCTCGCCGCCGAGATCGGTGAGGTCGTCGCCCAGGCGTCACAGGGGGTGGCCGAGGGGCGGTACGACTCCCAGTTCGTCGTCGACGTGTTCCAGACAGGCAGCGGCACGTCGTCGAACATGAACACGAACGAGGTGATCGCCGGGGTCGCCAACGAGATCCTCGGAGCCGGCCGTGGCGGCAAGTCCCCGGTCCACCCCAACGACTCGGTGAACATGGGGCAGTCGTCCAATGACGTCTTCCCCACGGCCATCCATGTCGCGGCGCTCGAGGGGATCTCGAAACACCTGATACCCTCGCTGGAATTGCTGCGCGAGGGGCTCGACGCCAAGGCCAGGTCGTTCGACCCGATCGTCAAGATCGGCCGGACCCACCTGCAAGACGCGGTCCCGATCCGGCTGGGCCAGGAATTCTCGGGCTACGCGGCGCAGGTGGCCCAAGGGATCCGACGATTGCAGGCGGCCGGGCTAGCCCTGGCGGAATTGCCGATCGGCGGGACGGCCGTCGGCACGGGGATCAACACGCACGCCGACTTTCCGAAGCGGATGGCTGCCCGGCTCACCCAGCAGACCGGCCTGACCTTCAGGCCCGCCGACAACCCCTTCGAGGCGATGGCCGGTCGCGACGCGGCGCTCGAGGCCTCGGCGGCCCTCCGGAGCGTGGCAATCAGCCTGTCCAACGTCGCGAACAATCTCCGATGGCTGGCCTCCGGCCCGCGGTGTGGAATTGGCGAGATCGTCCTGCCAGAGCTTCAGCCGGGCAGCTCGATCATGCCGGGCAAGGTCAATCCGGTCATCCCCGAGGCCGTGATGATGGTGGCCGCGCAGGTCGTAGGCAACGACGCGACGATCGCCTGGGCCAATGGAGTCGGCTCTAACTTCGAGCTGAACGTGATGATGCCGGTGATCGCCTACAACCTGCTGCAATCGATCGCGCTGCTGACGACCGCGGCTCAACACCTCCAGGATAAGTGCGTCGCCGGCCTCATTGCCGACGAGGCTCGATGCGCGGAGTCGATCGAGCGGAGCCTGGCCATGTGCACGGCGCTGGCACCGATCGTGGGCTATGATCGCGCTGCGGCGATCGCCAAGTTGGCTTACAAGACGGGCCGGACCGTCCGTGAGGTCGCCCTGTCTGTCGCCGGCAAGACGGGCGACGAGGTGGCGGACCTGTACGGTCCCCTCGCCGATTCCTTCAAAGGCTCGGTGTCACCGCTGCCGGCCGCCGAGCAGATCATGGCGGCGCTCGACCCGATGGGCCAGACGATCCGAGGCACGGGCGTGGGCGGATCCGGCGGCGGATGA
- a CDS encoding GNAT family N-acetyltransferase, translated as MWLRLRRVADPTSDSQRAQSAGILRELSRLASEDMVRSFILFHREHPVSFLHCVARGNDLLYRYAGHDPKFNPWSPGIVLLYLALERLFAEGQHRTFDFADGDGLHKEVFSTRSIPFADLFHFRRSLRHLMLLGLYAGLDASSRAAIGLLDAIGLRRRVKRFVRQTFRAARLRPGPSS; from the coding sequence CTGTGGTTACGCCTACGCCGAGTTGCCGATCCAACAAGCGATTCTCAGCGGGCTCAATCGGCAGGGATACTGCGGGAGTTATCGCGGCTCGCCTCCGAGGACATGGTGCGCTCCTTCATCCTCTTCCACCGCGAGCATCCCGTCTCCTTTCTTCATTGCGTGGCGCGAGGGAATGACCTCCTGTACCGATATGCCGGTCATGACCCCAAGTTCAATCCTTGGTCCCCGGGGATCGTCCTGCTCTACCTCGCGCTGGAACGTCTGTTCGCTGAGGGCCAGCACCGGACATTCGATTTCGCCGATGGAGATGGGCTGCACAAGGAGGTCTTCTCGACCCGGAGCATCCCATTTGCGGACCTCTTCCACTTTCGCCGAAGCCTGCGCCACCTCATGCTCCTGGGACTTTACGCCGGCCTCGACGCCTCCTCCCGCGCCGCCATCGGGCTTCTCGATGCGATCGGGCTAAGACGCCGGGTGAAACGGTTCGTCCGTCAGACGTTCCGAGCCGCGCGACTCCGTCCCGGGCCGTCTTCGTAG
- a CDS encoding UDP-2,3-diacylglucosamine diphosphatase, with protein sequence MDDLKTAHVPIGDLIYDGIVLSDLHLGSDVCQARLLEEFLTWAFDHTHELIINGDIFDDLNFKRLSKRHFACLKEIRRNSDRDDVRVVWLRGNHDGAADIVSHIVGVEIHDEYVFDNGQVRLLILHGDQFDTVVTNYAFLTNFACGIYYYFQKSMPHRASRWLRRVTKKFQRNSQLVQQRAIDYARSKGFLAVTCGHTHLALDVTVDGVRYLNSGTWTEHPPCPFLAIKGPEIQLVSWPLPEADQPTAKPGLSCSQPGPDTV encoded by the coding sequence ATGGACGACCTGAAGACCGCGCATGTGCCGATCGGTGACCTGATCTACGACGGCATCGTGCTGAGCGATCTGCACCTGGGTAGCGACGTCTGCCAGGCCAGGCTGTTGGAGGAGTTCCTGACCTGGGCGTTCGACCACACCCACGAGCTGATCATCAATGGCGATATCTTCGATGACCTGAACTTCAAGCGCCTCTCGAAGAGGCATTTCGCCTGCCTGAAGGAGATCCGCAGGAACTCAGACCGCGACGACGTGCGGGTCGTCTGGTTGCGCGGCAACCATGACGGCGCGGCCGACATCGTCAGTCACATCGTCGGCGTCGAGATCCATGACGAGTACGTCTTCGACAACGGCCAGGTCCGGCTCCTGATCTTGCACGGCGACCAGTTCGACACGGTCGTCACCAATTATGCGTTCCTGACCAACTTCGCATGCGGCATCTACTATTACTTCCAGAAGTCGATGCCCCACCGGGCGTCCCGCTGGCTGCGGCGTGTCACCAAGAAATTCCAGCGTAATAGCCAGCTCGTGCAGCAGCGGGCGATCGACTATGCCCGGAGCAAGGGTTTCCTCGCGGTGACCTGCGGCCACACCCATCTCGCGCTCGACGTGACGGTCGACGGGGTCCGATACCTCAACAGCGGGACCTGGACCGAGCACCCGCCCTGCCCCTTCCTGGCCATCAAGGGACCCGAGATCCAGCTCGTCTCCTGGCCCCTTCCGGAGGCCGACCAACCAACCGCCAAGCCCGGGCTGAGTTGCTCGCAACCGGGCCCCGACACGGTCTGA
- a CDS encoding DEAD/DEAH box helicase, which translates to MAEAEGVGDPLGLFLPPVAEWFRARFGEPTPPQRQGWPAIAAGENTLLFAPTGSGKTLAAFLAGLDHLWRNPISRPTTRILYISPLKALNADIARNLQDPLEGILAGAEAAGTPLRPLSMGLRTGDTPQAERARMRRRPPEILITTPESLHLLLTSGARETLGALEHVIVDEIHALCPNKRGVFLAILLERLQAINPAGFVRIGLSATQRPLEEVARYLGGRSIETTADGSTRLVPRPVTIVDAGRRKELELEVTLTGGDGPPGGSIWPAIEDDLLASIRANRSTIIFANNRRIVERLTSRLNEKAEVDRGPGDDGEHPPLVRAHHGSLNLDERRRTEDALKQGELAAVVSTASLEMGIDMGAVDLVCQVESPGGIARGLQRVGRAGHIVGRKSRGRMLAKTTGDLLETAALARAMIAGQVEALRVPTNCLDVLAQQVVACVGMDRWDVPALFDLMRCAYPYRDLTPEAFEAVLAMVSGRFPAASLRDLRPRLSWDRVHNALAPLPGTQRMALVGGGTIPDTGQYPLYLGENGPKLGELDEEFVLERRVGETFVLGTSTWKIDAIEPQKVVVSPAAGRSALMPFWRGEGATRSAELGEAVGVLTREISGRLDDKSLLSWLEQECRLDARSARRLRDYVGRQVRHSGAAPDDRTVLVEAFDDPAGELGLAILTPFGGKLHNALKLALQERLRERYGIEAACLSADDGVLIRLPRMDDPPLDILSGLDGALAERLIRDTLGESPLFGLRFRQNAGRALLMPRPDPSKRTPLWLQRLRAKDLLQVVRKSPDFPIVVETYRECIDDDLDLPRLRIFLDRLASGEIKVVGRRNEIPSPFTSELTFQFTLKFMYEWDEPKRADRGTTTRAVDEAMLNPLLASASTDPNWLDPAAIGRVDGRLRGVGRPPRSVEEMAETLRRLGDLDDDEVVGPMAGFLRDLADDHRACRIDLEGTARPGRWIHAEDLATFDLAFANPPDELAMATVLGRYMRTRALVGLAELTSRYPIDPAIATEVLERRAHAEDFVRVDDPDGVRWADRRNLEEARRITIALRRKEALAVAPEVFAAFVLARQHVAAEAPLRGEAALTTVLDQLRGRPLPAEVWESDVLPRRLGDYRPTWLDSALTSGGWTWRAEAPDARADPSVSILPRDFPGHWTVVEGAELLSGDPATILATLGTLGASFVPDLARSASMEPFRVRSSLATLVARGLVTNDRFDPVRPGSRARAEALVEAKAASRTRGRLPRRPVTDRPEGRWSLVSAPEGDAEGSALAWAAAVLDRFGVLCRETVAVEPWCPPWRELFPFLDRAEMRGELRRGHFVEGLSGVQFAEAETIESLARWANSGQSAAPILLPTLDPANLYGSGAPLDVPLLEGGTARLFRNASNWIVLMGGRPILIVEGTGKRLTGLGAASEAELKAAVGLLPSLATSSRRVLKVETYNGAATLASPAAPWLAEAGFVRDYPGMAYYAGW; encoded by the coding sequence ATGGCCGAGGCCGAGGGCGTCGGCGATCCGCTGGGGTTGTTCCTTCCCCCGGTCGCAGAGTGGTTTCGCGCCCGTTTCGGCGAGCCGACCCCGCCGCAGCGGCAGGGATGGCCGGCGATCGCCGCGGGCGAGAATACCCTGCTCTTCGCGCCCACGGGCTCGGGCAAGACGCTCGCGGCATTCCTGGCGGGCCTCGACCACCTCTGGCGAAACCCGATCTCGCGGCCGACGACGCGGATCCTGTACATCTCGCCGTTGAAGGCACTCAACGCCGACATCGCGCGGAACTTGCAGGACCCGCTCGAAGGGATCCTTGCCGGTGCCGAGGCGGCCGGAACCCCGCTACGCCCGCTGTCGATGGGCCTGAGAACAGGCGACACTCCGCAGGCCGAGCGGGCCAGGATGCGTCGTCGTCCGCCCGAGATCCTGATCACAACCCCCGAATCGCTCCACCTCCTGCTGACGAGCGGCGCCCGTGAGACTCTCGGGGCACTCGAGCACGTCATCGTCGACGAGATTCACGCCCTCTGCCCCAACAAGCGAGGGGTCTTCCTGGCCATCCTGCTGGAGCGGCTCCAGGCCATCAACCCGGCCGGATTCGTGCGGATCGGCCTCTCGGCCACCCAGCGCCCGCTAGAAGAGGTCGCCCGCTACCTCGGCGGCCGTTCAATCGAGACGACGGCCGACGGCTCAACACGCCTCGTCCCCAGGCCGGTGACGATTGTGGACGCGGGAAGGCGCAAGGAGCTTGAGCTGGAGGTGACCCTGACCGGCGGCGACGGCCCGCCCGGGGGGTCGATCTGGCCGGCCATCGAGGATGACCTGCTGGCGTCGATCCGCGCCAATCGGTCGACGATCATCTTCGCCAACAATCGGCGGATCGTCGAACGGCTCACCAGCCGCTTGAATGAGAAGGCCGAGGTCGATCGCGGCCCCGGCGATGACGGCGAGCATCCTCCGCTGGTCCGTGCCCATCACGGCAGCCTGAACCTGGACGAGCGGAGACGCACCGAGGACGCGTTGAAGCAGGGCGAGCTTGCGGCGGTCGTGTCGACAGCTTCGCTTGAGATGGGAATCGACATGGGGGCCGTCGACCTCGTCTGCCAGGTCGAGTCGCCGGGCGGCATCGCGCGCGGGCTCCAGCGGGTTGGCCGCGCGGGTCACATCGTCGGCCGCAAGAGCCGTGGTCGGATGCTGGCGAAGACCACGGGAGACCTGCTGGAGACCGCGGCCCTGGCCAGGGCCATGATCGCAGGCCAGGTCGAGGCCCTCAGGGTGCCGACGAATTGCCTGGACGTGCTGGCGCAGCAGGTCGTCGCCTGCGTGGGGATGGATCGCTGGGATGTCCCCGCGCTGTTCGACCTGATGCGCTGCGCCTACCCCTACCGCGACCTCACGCCAGAGGCGTTCGAGGCGGTGCTGGCGATGGTCTCGGGCCGATTCCCCGCCGCGTCGCTCCGCGACCTGCGCCCGCGTCTGAGCTGGGATCGCGTGCACAATGCGCTCGCTCCCCTTCCAGGCACCCAGCGGATGGCCCTGGTCGGCGGCGGGACGATCCCCGACACGGGGCAATATCCGCTCTATCTCGGCGAGAACGGGCCCAAGCTTGGCGAGCTCGACGAGGAATTCGTGCTGGAACGACGGGTGGGCGAGACGTTCGTGCTGGGGACGTCGACCTGGAAGATTGACGCCATCGAGCCGCAGAAGGTGGTGGTCTCGCCGGCCGCGGGCAGGTCCGCCCTGATGCCCTTCTGGCGCGGCGAAGGGGCGACACGCTCGGCCGAGCTGGGCGAGGCGGTTGGCGTGCTGACCCGAGAAATCTCGGGGCGACTGGACGACAAATCGCTCCTGTCTTGGCTGGAACAGGAGTGTCGGCTGGATGCACGATCGGCCCGACGCCTGCGAGATTACGTCGGCCGCCAGGTCCGCCATTCCGGCGCGGCGCCCGACGACCGGACGGTGCTCGTGGAGGCGTTCGACGACCCGGCAGGAGAGCTGGGGCTGGCGATCCTGACCCCCTTCGGCGGCAAGCTGCACAACGCCTTGAAGCTGGCGCTGCAAGAGCGTCTGCGCGAGCGGTACGGGATCGAGGCGGCCTGCCTCTCGGCCGATGACGGGGTGCTGATCCGGTTGCCGAGGATGGACGACCCGCCGCTCGACATCCTGAGCGGGCTGGATGGTGCCCTGGCCGAGCGATTGATCCGCGATACGCTGGGCGAGAGCCCGCTGTTCGGCCTGCGGTTCCGCCAGAACGCCGGCCGGGCACTGCTGATGCCACGTCCCGACCCATCCAAGCGGACGCCGCTCTGGCTCCAGCGGCTGCGGGCGAAGGACCTGCTCCAGGTGGTCCGCAAGTCGCCCGATTTCCCCATCGTGGTCGAGACCTACCGCGAGTGCATCGACGACGACCTCGACCTTCCCAGGCTCCGGATCTTCCTGGACAGGCTCGCCTCGGGCGAGATCAAGGTGGTCGGCCGGCGCAATGAGATCCCCTCGCCGTTCACCTCGGAGCTGACCTTCCAATTCACCCTGAAATTCATGTACGAATGGGACGAGCCCAAGCGTGCCGATCGGGGGACAACAACCAGGGCCGTGGACGAGGCGATGCTCAACCCGCTGCTGGCGTCGGCCTCGACCGACCCCAACTGGCTCGACCCAGCGGCCATTGGCCGGGTCGACGGCCGCCTGCGCGGGGTGGGCCGACCACCTCGGAGCGTCGAGGAGATGGCCGAAACACTGAGGCGGCTGGGGGACCTTGACGACGACGAGGTGGTCGGGCCGATGGCCGGGTTTCTCCGCGACCTGGCCGACGATCATCGGGCCTGCCGGATCGACCTGGAAGGGACCGCGAGGCCGGGTCGCTGGATCCACGCCGAAGACCTGGCCACGTTCGACCTTGCCTTCGCAAACCCGCCCGACGAGCTGGCGATGGCGACGGTGCTGGGCCGCTACATGCGGACGAGGGCCCTGGTCGGGTTGGCCGAGCTGACTTCGCGCTACCCGATCGACCCCGCGATCGCCACCGAGGTGCTGGAACGACGGGCACATGCCGAGGATTTCGTGCGGGTAGACGACCCCGACGGGGTGCGCTGGGCCGACCGGCGGAACCTGGAAGAAGCCCGGCGGATCACGATCGCGTTGCGCCGAAAAGAAGCCCTCGCCGTGGCGCCCGAGGTCTTCGCGGCCTTCGTCCTGGCCCGCCAGCACGTCGCGGCCGAGGCGCCCTTGCGAGGCGAGGCGGCGCTGACGACGGTCCTGGACCAGCTTCGAGGGCGGCCCCTTCCCGCCGAGGTCTGGGAGTCGGACGTGCTACCCAGGCGCCTCGGGGATTATCGCCCGACCTGGCTCGATTCGGCGCTGACGTCGGGCGGCTGGACCTGGCGGGCCGAGGCCCCCGACGCCCGCGCCGACCCCTCGGTCTCGATCCTCCCACGCGACTTTCCCGGCCACTGGACCGTGGTCGAAGGGGCCGAGCTGCTCTCGGGTGATCCGGCGACAATTCTGGCGACCCTGGGAACGCTCGGCGCCTCGTTCGTGCCCGACCTGGCGCGTTCAGCATCGATGGAACCATTCCGCGTTCGATCGTCGCTGGCGACGCTGGTCGCCCGTGGATTGGTCACCAATGACCGGTTCGACCCGGTCCGTCCGGGATCGCGGGCACGCGCCGAGGCGCTGGTGGAGGCGAAAGCGGCGTCGCGCACGCGTGGGCGGCTGCCCAGGCGGCCGGTGACCGATCGTCCTGAAGGGCGCTGGTCACTCGTCTCGGCCCCCGAGGGCGACGCGGAAGGTTCGGCCCTGGCCTGGGCGGCGGCGGTCCTGGATCGATTCGGCGTGCTCTGCCGCGAGACCGTGGCGGTCGAGCCCTGGTGCCCCCCCTGGCGCGAGCTCTTCCCGTTCCTGGACCGGGCCGAGATGCGCGGCGAGCTGCGTCGGGGCCACTTCGTCGAGGGACTCTCGGGCGTCCAGTTCGCAGAGGCCGAGACGATCGAGTCTCTTGCGCGATGGGCGAACTCCGGCCAATCGGCGGCCCCGATCCTGCTTCCGACCCTGGACCCGGCCAACCTCTACGGCTCGGGGGCGCCGCTCGACGTGCCGCTGCTCGAAGGGGGGACGGCCAGGCTCTTTCGCAATGCCTCGAACTGGATCGTCCTGATGGGCGGCCGGCCGATCCTGATCGTCGAGGGGACGGGCAAGCGGCTGACCGGGCTGGGTGCGGCCTCCGAGGCCGAGTTGAAGGCCGCGGTCGGCCTGCTGCCAAGCCTGGCGACCTCCAGTCGGCGGGTCCTGAAGGTCGAAACCTACAACGGGGCTGCCACGCTGGCGAGCCCGGCGGCCCCCTGGCTGGCCGAGGCGGGGTTCGTCCGCGACTATCCCGGGATGGCCTATTACGCCGGCTGGTAG
- a CDS encoding serine/threonine-protein kinase, whose protein sequence is MPRLDEFVENLTRSALVKPDDLERARAAVAPTENPEAAVRLARHLISKDLLTSYQARKILAGATRGFFVGGYTILRPLGEGGMGKVYLARGPKRGDLVAIKVLPPKRAQEDEQSLLRFQREMELSTRVNHPNLARTFEVGNEGDVYFMVMEYIPGDSLYHVVKSDDGGPLRVPDAARFFLKILDGLEAAHGGGLVHRDIKPSNIMVTPEGDAKILDLGLARDMDEEAHRLTKTNTVIGTLDYASPEQLGNASHADRRSDLYSLGCTLYFTLAGRPPFEGGDVVNKIFKQRMVEADPLETVARGVPSTFGAIVRKLMAKEPDHRYQSAAELRVDLARWTDPAIVRAILGAEADAARAFRPPPPELDDDELRLLMTEDSGISLANLRDLGDPTPAPAPMSRPLPKPRSAVIVNPRDTLRPKVGADANQDDSRWLYAFILVAVLLGIAVILVITVFR, encoded by the coding sequence ATGCCGCGACTCGACGAGTTCGTCGAGAATCTGACCCGCTCCGCCCTGGTCAAGCCCGATGACCTGGAGCGGGCCCGCGCGGCCGTTGCGCCGACCGAGAATCCTGAAGCCGCCGTCAGGCTTGCCCGCCACTTGATCTCCAAGGACTTGTTGACGTCCTACCAGGCTCGCAAGATCCTGGCGGGTGCCACGCGCGGCTTCTTCGTGGGCGGCTACACCATCCTCAGGCCCCTGGGCGAAGGGGGAATGGGCAAGGTCTATCTCGCCCGAGGGCCGAAGCGCGGCGACCTCGTGGCGATCAAGGTCTTGCCCCCCAAGCGAGCGCAGGAGGATGAGCAGAGCTTGCTCAGGTTCCAGCGCGAGATGGAACTCTCGACCCGTGTCAATCATCCCAACCTCGCACGGACCTTCGAGGTGGGCAACGAGGGCGACGTTTACTTCATGGTCATGGAGTACATCCCCGGCGACAGCCTCTACCACGTCGTCAAGTCGGACGACGGCGGCCCCTTGCGTGTGCCCGACGCCGCCCGGTTCTTCCTCAAGATCCTCGACGGCCTGGAGGCCGCCCACGGAGGGGGCCTGGTCCATCGCGACATCAAGCCGTCGAACATCATGGTGACGCCCGAAGGCGACGCCAAGATCCTCGACCTGGGCCTGGCCCGCGACATGGACGAGGAGGCTCACCGGCTGACGAAGACCAACACCGTCATCGGCACGCTCGACTATGCCAGCCCCGAACAACTGGGCAATGCCTCGCACGCCGATCGCCGCAGCGACCTCTATTCGCTGGGATGCACGCTCTACTTCACCCTGGCCGGGCGCCCCCCGTTCGAAGGGGGAGACGTCGTCAACAAGATCTTCAAGCAACGGATGGTCGAGGCCGACCCGTTGGAGACGGTCGCTCGCGGCGTCCCTTCCACGTTCGGGGCGATCGTCCGCAAGCTGATGGCCAAGGAGCCCGACCATCGTTATCAGTCAGCGGCCGAGCTGCGGGTTGACCTCGCCCGCTGGACCGACCCTGCCATCGTCCGCGCCATCCTCGGTGCCGAGGCCGATGCCGCGCGTGCGTTCCGGCCGCCTCCCCCCGAGCTCGACGACGACGAGCTTCGACTCTTGATGACCGAAGATTCAGGGATCAGCCTGGCCAATCTGCGAGACCTCGGCGACCCCACCCCCGCCCCGGCTCCAATGTCCCGACCATTGCCCAAGCCCAGGTCCGCCGTGATCGTGAATCCTCGAGATACGCTGCGTCCAAAGGTCGGGGCCGACGCGAACCAGGACGACTCACGCTGGCTCTATGCTTTCATTCTGGTTGCCGTTTTACTGGGCATCGCGGTCATTTTGGTCATCACCGTGTTCCGGTAA
- a CDS encoding protein phosphatase 2C domain-containing protein has protein sequence MGLATWMRKLFSPDVGAHANAAGRLAPGDPTPKTSAGPLRLKVGVVSTVGRYREHNEDNFFVPGLPPVRHDGRKDVDFESPSVLDLGSLLIVADGMGGQLAGEEASSMAVTLIPRELSKRLVGEALDQPQTSRAIKEAVAVTNQEILAQSHIGAEYSNMGTTVVLAQFRRDHVYVAGIGDSRAYRLRDRKLEQLTKDHSLADALGEAGTISRSEVPFHKFKNVLYLYLGSKDARGGPDDVRVLPIASGDRFLMASDGLTGVVEDADIATILAENDDPQLASRLLMNRALANNSKDNVTCLVVHVE, from the coding sequence GTGGGCCTAGCGACCTGGATGCGTAAACTGTTTTCCCCCGACGTCGGCGCCCACGCGAACGCCGCGGGCCGCTTGGCGCCCGGCGATCCCACGCCCAAGACGTCAGCGGGGCCGTTGCGACTCAAAGTCGGCGTGGTCTCGACCGTGGGGCGCTACCGCGAGCACAACGAGGACAACTTCTTCGTCCCCGGCCTGCCGCCGGTGCGCCACGATGGCCGCAAGGACGTCGACTTCGAGAGTCCCTCGGTGCTCGACCTGGGGAGCCTGCTCATCGTCGCCGATGGGATGGGCGGGCAACTCGCCGGCGAGGAGGCCAGCTCGATGGCCGTCACCCTCATCCCGCGCGAGCTCTCCAAACGCCTGGTGGGTGAGGCGCTCGACCAGCCTCAGACGTCGCGTGCGATCAAGGAAGCGGTGGCCGTGACCAACCAGGAGATCCTGGCCCAGTCGCACATCGGCGCCGAATATTCCAACATGGGCACCACCGTGGTGCTCGCCCAGTTTCGCCGCGACCACGTCTACGTCGCCGGGATCGGCGACTCCAGGGCCTATCGCCTGCGCGATCGCAAGCTGGAGCAGTTGACCAAGGACCATTCGCTGGCCGACGCCCTGGGCGAGGCCGGGACGATCTCGCGGTCCGAGGTCCCATTCCACAAGTTCAAAAACGTGCTGTACTTGTATCTGGGAAGTAAGGACGCGAGGGGCGGGCCCGACGACGTCCGGGTCTTGCCAATCGCCTCGGGTGATCGGTTCCTGATGGCCTCCGACGGCCTGACCGGAGTCGTCGAGGACGCGGACATCGCGACCATCCTTGCGGAAAATGACGACCCACAACTGGCCTCCCGATTGCTGATGAATCGCGCGCTGGCCAATAACTCGAAGGACAATGTCACCTGCCTGGTCGTCCACGTCGAGTGA
- a CDS encoding PIG-L family deacetylase — MGTSDSGDIQLDLIAVGAHPDDVEIACGGTLANLALKGYKVGIVDLTDGEPTPLSPGPDARMEEARRAAEILGVHKRINLNLPNRRLFDSFEARVALAKVFRRHRPRLVLGFGGKTVMASPDHYQAMLITDAAVFYSRLTKWDEHFDNLPVHSVSNQLSFPIALNSLDLPESSGSIISDIGQTMDIKLEAIRAYGSQFPAAKSRIFRLVESMNRYHGQTAGFEAGELLLTYRSVGVEDLIEWACPTMTRG; from the coding sequence TTGGGCACGTCTGACTCGGGCGATATTCAGCTCGACTTGATCGCCGTCGGGGCTCACCCCGACGACGTGGAGATCGCCTGCGGGGGGACGCTCGCCAACTTGGCCCTGAAGGGCTACAAGGTCGGCATCGTCGACTTGACCGATGGCGAGCCGACTCCGCTCTCGCCCGGCCCCGATGCCAGGATGGAGGAGGCCAGGCGCGCCGCCGAGATCCTCGGAGTCCACAAGCGGATCAACCTGAACCTGCCCAACCGGCGGCTGTTCGACTCCTTCGAGGCCCGCGTGGCGCTGGCCAAGGTGTTCCGCAGGCACCGGCCCAGGCTGGTCCTGGGCTTCGGCGGCAAGACAGTGATGGCATCTCCCGATCATTATCAGGCGATGCTGATCACCGACGCGGCGGTCTTCTACAGTCGCCTGACGAAGTGGGACGAGCACTTCGACAATCTGCCGGTCCATTCGGTTTCCAACCAGTTGAGTTTCCCGATCGCCTTGAATAGCCTGGACTTGCCGGAATCGTCCGGGTCAATCATCTCGGACATCGGCCAGACGATGGACATCAAGCTTGAGGCCATCCGGGCGTACGGCAGCCAATTCCCGGCGGCCAAAAGCCGGATTTTTCGGCTGGTGGAGTCGATGAACCGATATCACGGTCAGACGGCCGGGTTCGAGGCGGGTGAGTTGCTGCTGACATATCGCTCGGTCGGGGTCGAAGATCTGATCGAGTGGGCATGCCCGACGATGACCCGGGGCTAG